TGACCCCGGTTGTCAAGAGTGGACGCCATGAATGACAGTCTCACGCCGCCGACTGTTGACGGGCCCACCGTTGGGCAAATGCCGCGGGCGAGCGATTCCCCAGCCGGGAATGCCGTCGCTGGCGGTTGTAGAACACCTCGATGTATGCTGTAATCTCTTGCCGAGCCTGCTCCCGCGTCTCATATCGTCGGTGATGCACCAGCTCAGTTTTCAGTGTTCCCCAGAAACTCTCCATCGGTGCGTTGTCATAGCAATTGCCCTTGCGACTCATGGAGGGGATCATGCCGAACTGCCGCAGCTGATCCTGATAGTCGTGGGCACAATATTGAGACCCACGGTCGGAGTGGTGGAGCAAGCCCGGGCGTGGGCGTTTCGCCCCGACCGCGTTCCCCAAGGCGTGGCGCACCAAGTCCGTCGTCATCCGGGCCCCCATGGCATACCCGACGACCTCACAGGTATACAGATCCTTGACCCCGGCTACATACAACCACCCTTCCCCTGTAGGAACATAGGTGATGTCGGTGAGCCAGGTCTCATTCGGGCGTGTCGCGGTGAACGTTTGTGCCAAGCGATTCTCCGCCACCGGCAGGTGATGCGCCGAATCCGTGGTGATCGTGAACCGTCGCACCGGTGTGCAGCGCAGGCCCAGTTTCTTCCGCAGCCGCTTGATACGGCCGATCCCAGCTGGAAAGCCGTCTTCACGCAATTCCGCTTGGAGGCGCTCCGGGCCGTACGTGTGTCGGGTCCGCACGTGTGCCGCCTGAATCGCCACTTCCAGCCGCGCATTCTCCTGGGCGCGTGTCGACGGACGCCGATGCTGCCAGGCATAGTAGCCGCTTCGGGACACCTCCAGCACCCGACACAACAGAGTCAACGGATACTGGAGACGCAGCGTCCTCATGAGCGCGTACCGGGCAGCTGCGCCTTGGCAAAGTACGCGGTGGCTTTTTTTAAGATGTCGCGCTCCATCCGCGCTTCCGCAAGATCCCGTTTGAGCCGAGACACCTCGGCCTCCAGCTCCGTCACGGGCCGTCGGCTCTCTCCCAGCGTAGTGAGCTGGCCCTGCCGAGCCCGACCCACCCAGCGCTCGAGCGTCCTGCCCGACATGCTCAGGCGCCTGGCGGCCTCCGGAATCGTCACCTGCTGTTCCAGGACTAGCCGCACGGCCTGCTCTCGGAACTCCTTCGTATACTGCTGTCGCGGGACCTGTTCCATCTCACACCTCCAGCCCTCTCATTCTAGGTTGAAGGCGTCCACTTTTTCGAGCTTACCTCACCATTCTGCGGGACTACATCCGCCAGAAACGCGCCCTGCGGGTGCGTCGGGCGACGGTGCGGTTTGAGACAGCACCGGGTCGCCAGCTGCAGAGCGATTGGGCCGAACAGCGGACGCAGCTCGCGGGCCAGGAAACGGTGGTCCACTTCATTGTGAACACGCTGGGCTTCTCGCGGCGATTCCACTTCTGGTGCACGGACCGTGAGGACGCCGAGCACACCTATGACGGACTCATCCGCAGCTTCGAGTGGTTTGCGGGCGTCCCCGCCGAAGTCTTGGTGGATAATCAGAAAGCGGCGGTGCTCGCTCATCCACGAGGTGGCCCGGCTCGCTTCCATCCCCGGTTTGTGGATCTGGCGGGCCACTATGGGTTTGTCCCGCGCGCCTGCCAACCTGCCCGAGCACAAACCAAGGGCAAAGATGAGCGGATGGTCGGCTACATCAAGCACCACTTCTTTGTGCGGTATCGTGCCTTTGAGAGCTGGGCGCATCTCAATCAACTTGCCGCGCAGTGGTTGCGGGAGGAGGCCGACCAACGGCGACATGGGACCGTGCAGGAGATCGTGGCTGAGCGGTTCGCCCGCGAGGCACCGGCCTTACGGCCCTTGCCCGCCACACGCTACGATACGGCCTACCGCGAAATTCGGCAGGTGAGCTGGGATGCCTACATCGAGGTCCGTGGCCGCCGGTATAGCGTCCCGGCTGACTTGGCGGGTCAAACGGTCCAGATCCGACTGACGCTGGAAAACGAGTTGGCTGTCTATCACGACGAGCAACTCGTGGTCACCCATTGCGTGGTGCCCGGAGCACCCGGCTGGGTCACGGTTCCATCTCACCACGCCGCCCTGTGGGCCCAGACGCTGGCGGTAGAGCAGCGGCCGTTGGCGGTCTACGAGGAGGTGGGGGCATGATGGAACTCAGCGTCCTCCTCGAACGGCTGAAGTTGGACCACCTGCTCACCCAACTCGATGGCGTCTGTGAGCAGGCGGCAAAAAGCGATCTGGATTACCAAGGGGTTCTGGCTCGAGCCCTCGAAGCAGAGTGGCGCGGGCGGCAGCAACGGGGAATCGACCTCCGGCTGCGGATGGCCCGGTTTCCATGGCTCAAAACCCTGGAGCAGTTCGACTTCGAGTGCCAGCCCTCGCTCGATCGCAAGGTTGTACGGGAACTGGCGGGACTCAGCTTTGTCGAGCGCGCCGAGAATGTGGTCCTGCTGGGCCCACCGGGTGTGGGCAAGACGCATCTGGCGATTGCCCTGGGTATCAAAACCGTCGAGGCCGGTTCATCCGTGCTGTTTTTGACGTTGGAGACGCTGATGAGTCGGCTGATCCGCGCCCGGCAGGAGAATCGGCTGGAGCGCATGCTCCCGCAACTGACGTATCCCCGTCTCCTGATTCTCGATGAGCTGGGATATCTGCCACTGTCACGGGAGGAGGCCAGTCTGTTCTTCCGCCTGCTGGTCCGCCGCTATGAACGTGGGAGTTTGATTGTGACCAGCAACAAGAGCTTCGCGGACTGGGGTGAGGTCTTCAATGATCCCGTCTTGGCCACGGCGATCTTGGATCGGCTCCTGCATCATGCCACGACGCTGAATATCAAGGGCGAGAGCTACCGGCTTCGGGAAAAGAGAAAGGCTGGGCTCTTCGGCCGTCGACCGGTCGCCGAACCCGAGGAAGGCACCACGGATGTGGCAATCTAACCCGACAGACTGGACAATCTCATCGGTGAACAGGGGACATCTCAGATCGGTGTTTTGTGGACAACCAACGTCGGTCTTGACACCTTGAAGCAGGAGCGGAATTGTTTACGACGTGCGGCGGCGTTCTTCGCGAAGGAGTCGCGATGAGATATCGGGTGATCCAAGAGCACGACCGTCGCGATCCGATCCGTCTGATGTGCCGAACCTTGGCCGTGTCTCCTGCAGGGTATTATGCCTGGCGGGTGCGCCCAGAGAGTACCCGGGCGGTGGCCAATCGAGACCTACTGACCGCAATTCGGCTGCTTCACCACGACAGTCGCCAGACCGACGGGAGTCCCCGGCTCTGGCGGGCCCTCCGCA
The Candidatus Nitrospira nitrosa DNA segment above includes these coding regions:
- a CDS encoding IS3 family transposase (programmed frameshift), with the protein product MEQVPRQQYTKEFREQAVRLVLEQQVTIPEAARRLSMSGRTLERWVGRARQGQLTTLGESRRPVTELEAEVSRLKRDLAEARMERDILKKATGVLCQGAAARYALMRTLRLQYPLTLLCRVLEVSRSGYYAWQHRRPSTRAQENARLEVAIQAAHVRTRHTYGPERLQAELREDGFPAGIGRIKRLRKKLGLRCTPVRRFTITTDSAHHLPVAENRLAQTFTATRPNETWLTDITYVPTGEGWLYVAGVKDLYTCEVVGYAMGARMTTDLVRHALGNAVGAKRPRPGLLHHSDRGSQYCAHDYQDQLRQFGMIPSMSRKGNCYDNAPMESFWGTLKTELVHHRRYETREQARQEITAYIEVFYNRQRRHSRLGNRSPAAFAQRWARQQSAA
- the istA gene encoding IS21 family transposase; the encoded protein is MRRATVRFETAPGRQLQSDWAEQRTQLAGQETVVHFIVNTLGFSRRFHFWCTDREDAEHTYDGLIRSFEWFAGVPAEVLVDNQKAAVLAHPRGGPARFHPRFVDLAGHYGFVPRACQPARAQTKGKDERMVGYIKHHFFVRYRAFESWAHLNQLAAQWLREEADQRRHGTVQEIVAERFAREAPALRPLPATRYDTAYREIRQVSWDAYIEVRGRRYSVPADLAGQTVQIRLTLENELAVYHDEQLVVTHCVVPGAPGWVTVPSHHAALWAQTLAVEQRPLAVYEEVGA
- the istB gene encoding IS21-like element helper ATPase IstB, with the translated sequence MMELSVLLERLKLDHLLTQLDGVCEQAAKSDLDYQGVLARALEAEWRGRQQRGIDLRLRMARFPWLKTLEQFDFECQPSLDRKVVRELAGLSFVERAENVVLLGPPGVGKTHLAIALGIKTVEAGSSVLFLTLETLMSRLIRARQENRLERMLPQLTYPRLLILDELGYLPLSREEASLFFRLLVRRYERGSLIVTSNKSFADWGEVFNDPVLATAILDRLLHHATTLNIKGESYRLREKRKAGLFGRRPVAEPEEGTTDVAI